TTGTTTCCCCCCGGGACCGGTCGTGACGCAGGTGGCGGTCAGGGAGGTGGCCAGGAGTCCCGCGATGAGCAGCAGACGTTTCATGGATGGAATATGATACACGCTCGGGGTATCGGCGCCACGGAATAATCGTCGATGACGGCGGTTGGAGCGAGCCCTACGGCAGCATTCTTACGCGGGGATGCGACGGCGGCAGCGCTTTGTGGGCTGCACAAAGCTCACGTCTCGATGCGCTTGTCGAACCACTCGCCGATCATCGGAATGTGGAATTCCTTGCCCTGCACGGCGTGGTAGATGCCGCCGATCAGCGAAGCCAGACAGAAGAAGACGACCGTCACCCAGAAGTACTCGGAGAGTTTCGGAATCAGAAACAGCCCGGCCAGAAGCTCCAGAAAAGTGAGCACCAGCCCCTGCTTGCCATGCTTGACGGCGAAGGCGTTGTCGCGGTAACGGACCAGCGCGACAAAGCAGCCGAAGGGCACATAGGCGAGGATGGCCGCGCCCTTCCCCTCATCTATTTCCTGCTCGCGCTCGTAGCGCTCCTCGAACGCCTCGAAGGTGTCCTTCTCGGGATCGAGGGGTTCGACGGCGGGCGGACGGTCATCGCCGAAGAGGTTTAGATTCAAGCGCAGCGGGCGGGATTCCTGGTCGTCCATGGCGTTGGCCCCCGGGATTGGTGGCAATAATACCCTGCGTCGCCGATGACGGCAATCACTGTTTATGTCGGCAAATGCGGCCGGCGGTGCACCGCCGTGACGCAAGCAAAACGGGCGGGCCCCCGCAAGGCCCGCCCGCTTAAGATCGGTGTCGCCACTTAGAGTTTGGCCGGATCGAGCATGCCGCGCTCCAGCAGCATCTGCTTGGCGGTGTTGATGCTGGCGGCGTCCTTGGGATAGTCCTTCGTCAGGCGGTCATACAGCTCCTGCGCCTTGGCGGTGTCGCTGCCGGCGATGGCGCAGCGGATGGCGCGGCGCAGATAGTCGGTGGCGGCGAAGCCATCCTTGTCGGCATCGACGGCGCGCAGGAATTTTTCCAGCGCCTCGGCGTAGAATCCCGCCTGCTCATCGACCGCCGCCATCCCCGCGTACGCGGCGGCCACCAGCATCGGGTCGTCGCCGTAGTCGTCGATGTAGCGCTGATAATTGACACGCGCGTCATCGAAGGCCCGCTGGCGGAACTGGAGCTGGGCCAATTGGAAGCAGCCGGCCCCGGCGACATCGGCGCCGGAGTGCTCGGCGAGGAGTTTCTGCAGTTGCGCGATCGCGGCGGTCGGGTTGCCCGAGCGCATCTCCACGCCGGCCTGGCCGAAGAGTTTGCGCGCCTCAAGCCGCTCCGAGGACTGCCACGCGAAAAAGCCCCAGATGGCGGCCACGACGACAACCAGGCCGCCGACCACCAGGAGGGCCATGCGCATGTTGTTTTCCAGCCACTCGCGCGCGGAAAACATCGCCGTGGTGAACGCGTCCTGCTTCAGTTCGTGTTTGGTCAGCCGTCGTTGGGCGTGCGTCGTCGCCATTTCCCTGAGCCTTTCTCCAGAACGGGCCGCAAACCCGCCCAGACTAACAAATTTAACCCTTTTTGCGCCGAACGCGCAAACTGAAATCGGGCTCCCCTAATGCTGCATCGTCGCCTGTGGCCCCGGGCTTGAATCCGGCCAGGAGGGCCCCGATGGCCTCGCATTCTGCCAGCGCCCGCGTCTGGAAGCTGGCCCGGCGGGTGTGCGGCCGACTCGGGGCATCAACGGCCAGCCAGAGGGCGATGACCACATTGTACGGCACCCAGTACGCCAGCCCTTCGTTAATGAGCTGTCGCACCCGGTCTTCCCCTCTACCCGCCGCATAGGCCGTCAGAAAGGCCCGCACAGACCGTGGGCTGAGGAAACGGGGACGGTCCCCCCAACTGCGCACAAAGGGCGAAAGGAAGCAGAACAAATCCACTGTCGGCTGGCTGATCAGCGCCCAGTCCCAGTCGATCAGCCAGGCCCGTTGCGGCCCGACCAGGACATTGGCAGCGACCAGATCATTGTGCACCAACGCCGGTCGTGCGCGCAAAGGGCCTGCCTCATGCAGGCGCGCGCGCGCGGTATCGGCGGCTTGACGCAGGACGGCAGAGAGCCGTCCGGATGCCGTGTGGAGTGAGTAGTAATCCAAGCGCTGACGGAGCAGTTCCGGCAGATCGACACGCGGCGCGGCAATCGGCTTCGTCGGCAGGGGCAGGGCATGGAGACGCGCCAGGCACTCGGCCACGGCGACCGTATCGCGCGATGGATTCAGGTGCCGCCCCGGCAACCAGCCGAAGGCCTCCAGCCAGCCATCGAAATGGGGATCCTTGATGCGGAGACTGCCATGGAATCCCGGCCCGATTCCCCCCTGCGCCACATGCCGCCAGAGGGCTTCGCGTCGGCGACGGACTGCGGCGGTCTGCCGGGATGTCGCCGCCGCGGCGCGGAACGCGTAAACGCCGGACCTCGTGGTGACCCGCCAGACCAGATGGTGAGTGCCATACTCAACCGGGCGGATCCCGACGGGACCGCCCAGCGACAGCGATCGGCAGGCTGCGCCGATGTGGGGTGTCAGGCGGGCTCTCAAAGCACGACGGCTCCGGGCCGGAAACGGCCCGGAGCCATGCGCGATCATCGGCTCGAATGCGCTCACACGGCAAATCAGAAATAGCCGGTGAAATTCACAAAGAGGCGTACCCGCGTCTGGTCCTGATTGCGCGTATAGCCGCCCCAGGCGAAGGTCTTCCGCTTGTCCCAGCGGTCCACCGTGACATTCGGATCAGTGCTCAGGCAATTGGGACAGCGCTGGACCGAGAAGAGTTGGCCCGACTCCTCGTAGGAGAAGGTCGTGAATTCCATCGCGGCATCCAGACGCACCTGCGACCAGTGCAGACCCGAACCGATCGAGAAGGTCCAGGCATTGATCTGGCTGCCGGTGCCGCGCGAGAAGCTGTTGGTTGAGTAGTACGGGAATTCGACCGACTTGCCCGAATCGAGGCGCTGGTCAAAGTAGATGTCGGTGCCGGTCGGATCGCCCAGGAGCATGGGGTCGTTGCGCACACCCAGCCGGACGGGCACCACACCCCATGGCGTCTCCCTCTTGTACTCGATGCCGACACGGACCTGATGCAGATTGTACCAGGCCACCGGCACCTCCTCGAAGGCGGAGTTTGGTTCCGACGGGCTTTCCTGGAAACGGTAGTTCGAGACCCCGTCCTTTTCGTACTCGTCATCGGCGTTAAAACCGCGATACTGGTAGTCGGCGGCCAAAAGCAGGTTGTCCTTCAGTTTGTAGGAGCCGCCAAGGCCGACCGCCAACGGCATGTCGACTTCGCGCTCGGTGCCGTGCAGCGGGCCATACACCTGGCGCGAGAACTCCGGGATCTGGTTGTGCTCGCTGCGACGCACCCCGAAGTAGTCGACCGACTGCGTGAGCGTGAAGGCCGGAGTGACGACGATGCCGGCGCTCCATTTCTCGGCGCGGTAGAGCGCGCTGATCGTCGCCTGCAGACCGGAGTAGTCGAGGTCGGCGGAGTTGATCCAGCTAGTGCGCTGGTTGTAGGCAGCGGTGTCGCGGGTCGAGTCGATGTCGGTGACCAGGAATTCATGGCCGTCGCCGGTCATGATCGTCAGCGACGCGCCGATCGAGAGGCGCCGGTAGATGGTGGTGCCAAAAGCGGCGCCGGCGGCGGCCAGATTGCCGCTCATCCCATAGTCGGCAAAAAACGGCGACCCGAGGACCGTGTCGACGTCGGCGGCGAAAAACCCGCGCGCATAGACATCCTGCACGCGGTTGTAGAAGACGCTGACGACAAACTCCTTTTCCATGACGGACAGAGGGGAGATAAATGACGCCGCGGTCATGTTGGAGAGGTTGTCCTTGGCGTCACTGGCGAACCTGGACTGGTTGGCCGGTCCATACTCCAGATCGAGCGCCGTGTGCGCGTAGGAATAGTTGAGGGCCAAAAGCACGCCCTCGTTGTAGACCAACCCGGCGGGGTTCCACGAGCCGGCGTAGGCATCGTCGGAAACGCCCAGATAGGCGCCGCCCATGCCGCGTGCGCGCGCGCCGCCGCCGAGGAAGTTCCAATTTTGGAAGGAGTTGCCGTTGACGCCCTGCGCCCCGGCGGGTGCGGTGAACAACACTATTAATCCGACGGCCACGAGGGCCGCAAAACCCGTTCGCCACGTCATCGTCTCGTGTCCTTCCCTACGGCTTCATCCTGTTGGCCGTGCCTCGAAATGAAAGTCCCCTCCCCGGGACCATCGGGACGCCGGTTTAGGGCGCAAGGTGCGCCAAGTTATTCTCGCGCAAACTGATTGTCAACCGTCTAATCGAATACCGCCCGCAACCGCCGCGATTCCCGTCCGGCCACGGACAGTGCATTTACCGCCGAGCTTCTCCCTTATTCCATACCGACTTGCACAAAACCGGCCGCGGCCGCGATCGGGGTGTGTTGTCAAAATCGGCCGCAACAAAGTTGCCGGCGCCCTGGGATTGTTCCGTGGCAAACCCCCAAGACGGGTCTATATTCGGATCGGAATCGTTTCGGGAGGTTGTCATGAATCAGGTTGTGCGTCTTACCGGCACGGGGATCGCCCGCGCGCTTTTCACCGCCATGTTTCTGCTCGTCGCCGTGAGGGCCCAGGCCGCCACGGTCGAATCGCGCTATGGCGGGAAACTCACGGTCAATCCGGAGACCTTCCGTCTCTTTGACATCCCCGCCGACCGTTTCGAGGCGGTGGCCGGATTTTCACCGGCTGCGATGGCGCCGCTGAAGCCTCTCGGGCAGACCAAGGCCGCGCGCGCCGGAGCGACCGGACGCGTGCTCACGCTGCTGGTCGAATGGGAAAACCACCCGGCCGACCAGTTCTGGCATCCGCGTGAATCCTATGACTCCCTGCTTTACTCCGACAATGTCTACCCCACCGGCAGCGTCAATGACTATTACCAGGAAGTCTCCTACGGCGTCTTCAATGTGACCGGCGCGGTGGTTGGCTGGCTGTACATGCCGACGATGTACAACGGCTGGTACAACATTTTCGATATTCTCAATGCCGCCGATCCCTTGGTGGACTTCTCCGACTACGATGGCGACGGCGACGGGTATGTCGATGCCCTCTGGATTGTCCATGCCGGGCCGGGCCAGGAAGAAACGCACGATCCCAACGACATCTGGTCGCATGCCTACATCGGCGTCGACATCCCCACCAACGACGGGGTGCGGATCGATCGCTGGTCGGTCCAGCCGGAGGAGCACGCCAACGGACAGGTGCAATCGATCCGCGTCTTCTGCCACGAATACGGCCACATTCTCAACCTGCCCGATTTGTACGATTACGATCAGAAACTCGACACGGTGACCTACTTCACCCCCAATGACGGCAACGACCATCCGCTGGTCGACTGGGATGTCATGGGCTACGGCGGTTACAGCATCATGCACTACGGCAACCGTTCGTGCCCGTCGCATTTCTGCGCCTGGTCGCGCATCCAGCTTGGCTGGGCGCAGGCGGTGGAGCCCCCCTGCCTGCAGGGCGCCTATCAACTCTACAACATCGAGGAGCACAACACGCAGAGCGTCTTCAAGGTGCCGATCAATGAAAGCGGGACCGAGTACTTCCTGCTGGAGTACCGCAATCCGCGCTCCGCGGCGCAATTCGACCATCTCGCCTCCGACTTCTCGGCCTACTGCCCGTGGTTTACGCCCGGACGCGACACCATGGACCAGGGGTTGTTGGTCACCCATATCGACGAGACTGTCCCGCCGAACGATGGCCGTCCGAGTTTTCCGAACTATGCGGTTGCGGTGGTCGATGCCGGCATGGATCCGGCGCGTCCCTGGGATGGCTCGCAGCACACCGAGTGGTGGTATCCGTATGAATTCCG
This is a stretch of genomic DNA from bacterium. It encodes these proteins:
- a CDS encoding tetratricopeptide repeat protein yields the protein MATTHAQRRLTKHELKQDAFTTAMFSAREWLENNMRMALLVVGGLVVVVAAIWGFFAWQSSERLEARKLFGQAGVEMRSGNPTAAIAQLQKLLAEHSGADVAGAGCFQLAQLQFRQRAFDDARVNYQRYIDDYGDDPMLVAAAYAGMAAVDEQAGFYAEALEKFLRAVDADKDGFAATDYLRRAIRCAIAGSDTAKAQELYDRLTKDYPKDAASINTAKQMLLERGMLDPAKL
- a CDS encoding aminoglycoside phosphotransferase family protein; amino-acid sequence: MSAFEPMIAHGSGPFPARSRRALRARLTPHIGAACRSLSLGGPVGIRPVEYGTHHLVWRVTTRSGVYAFRAAAATSRQTAAVRRRREALWRHVAQGGIGPGFHGSLRIKDPHFDGWLEAFGWLPGRHLNPSRDTVAVAECLARLHALPLPTKPIAAPRVDLPELLRQRLDYYSLHTASGRLSAVLRQAADTARARLHEAGPLRARPALVHNDLVAANVLVGPQRAWLIDWDWALISQPTVDLFCFLSPFVRSWGDRPRFLSPRSVRAFLTAYAAGRGEDRVRQLINEGLAYWVPYNVVIALWLAVDAPSRPHTRRASFQTRALAECEAIGALLAGFKPGATGDDAALGEPDFSLRVRRKKG
- a CDS encoding M6 family metalloprotease domain-containing protein, translated to MNQVVRLTGTGIARALFTAMFLLVAVRAQAATVESRYGGKLTVNPETFRLFDIPADRFEAVAGFSPAAMAPLKPLGQTKAARAGATGRVLTLLVEWENHPADQFWHPRESYDSLLYSDNVYPTGSVNDYYQEVSYGVFNVTGAVVGWLYMPTMYNGWYNIFDILNAADPLVDFSDYDGDGDGYVDALWIVHAGPGQEETHDPNDIWSHAYIGVDIPTNDGVRIDRWSVQPEEHANGQVQSIRVFCHEYGHILNLPDLYDYDQKLDTVTYFTPNDGNDHPLVDWDVMGYGGYSIMHYGNRSCPSHFCAWSRIQLGWAQAVEPPCLQGAYQLYNIEEHNTQSVFKVPINESGTEYFLLEYRNPRSAAQFDHLASDFSAYCPWFTPGRDTMDQGLLVTHIDETVPPNDGRPSFPNYAVAVVDAGMDPARPWDGSQHTEWWYPYEFRIGALFSPDDPGQTQLNAATTPSSDGYDGPSGVSIIVTAQNPDYLTVVIDKALPPVLQMVPPVTVAPEDSINVGLFATDPNCTTPGLSPNGPLPPFVALWDSGGGRGSLIIEPAPADAGVWYAKVLATDGANYDSITVQITVTPPACDCHCHADVDCDGSVGVVDVVGVINCAFRGAAPLIDAGCPPHGTTVAGRTDVNCTGATDVVDVVKISNVAFRGASAATEFCDPCQ